Proteins from one Coffea arabica cultivar ET-39 chromosome 8c, Coffea Arabica ET-39 HiFi, whole genome shotgun sequence genomic window:
- the LOC140013436 gene encoding uncharacterized protein, with the protein MGLDEAGVQKKLQLQELEEIRNEAYENATIYKEKSKIFHDQQVSRKTFVVGQKVLLYHSRLKLFPVEIQSLKTEKKFVVNGHRLKPYYEGFYVEEVEVEHLQDPFYHA; encoded by the exons ATGGGATTAGATGAAGCAGGGGTCCAAAAGAAATTGCAGCTACAAGAGTTAGAGGAAATAAGAAATGAAGCGTATGAGAATGCCACGATCTATAAGGAAAAGAGTAAAATCTTTCATGATCAGCAGGTTTCTAGGAAAACTTTTGTAGTGGGGCAAAAAGTCCTCTTGTACCACTCAAGGCTTAAACTTTTTCCCG tggagatcCAAAGTTTAAAAACGGAGAAAAAGTTCGTGGTGAATGGCCATCGTCTCAAACCTTATTATGAGGGTTTCTATGTTGAAGAAGTAGAAGTTGAACACCTCCAAGATCCATTTTATCATGCTTGA